Proteins encoded by one window of Salmo trutta chromosome 17, fSalTru1.1, whole genome shotgun sequence:
- the LOC115152485 gene encoding vicilin-like seed storage protein At2g18540, with translation MEKEGREREKKIQRKIEEIHRRQQQEERQKQMEKEKEREKDNENQGEKELKDQQQKEMEKENMIMREREEVGRRNEGQNELEIEQEREMEEKQEVIIKKAEEEYMEREERGKEESMKKDVVVNVKAKAREVFNRRKERRLEVLKGEREHIEKGQQIRREKEERRLEMERKQERARQQEEQDKKREIGIARQKEMFRLREEERQREEKREEERKRAIEGHLALIGERENIIKANKREEMSEEERKEIPGNYKMGETENSEEEEEDDKEDILPPDKSIRRRAVDWVNKKWEKWNLKKIERTYQREAREGYKIVHLAFPGQPRVISTMTRAEREREKRKELLKDEERRKKLEDFNKQWREQSLLKKGLIRI, from the exons atggagaaggagggaagagagagggagaagaagatacagagaaagatagaAGAGATACACAGACGACAACaacaagaggagagacagaaacaaatggagaaagagaaagaaagggagaaagacaaTGAGAATCAGGGAGAGAAGGAATTAAAAGATCAGCaacagaaagagatggagaaagaaaatatgattatgagagagagggaggaagtagGAAGAAGAAATGAGGGGCAGAATGAActggagatagaacaggagagagagatggaagaaaaGCAGGAAGTGATTATTAAGAAAGCAGAGGAAGAGTAcatggaaagagaagagagaggaaaggaagaaagCATGAAGAAAGATGTAGTAGTTAATGTTAAAGCTAAAGCACGGGAAGTCTTCAATAGACGTAAAGAGAGGAGGTTAGAAGTGTTGAAGGGGGAACGAGAACACATAGAAAAAGGACAACAaatcaggagggagaaggaggaaagaCGGCTGGAGATGGAAAGAAAACAGGAGAGGGCAAGACAACAAGAGGAGCAGGATAAAAAACGAGAGATTGGAATTGCCAGACAGAAAGAAATGTTCAGactaagagaggaggagaggcagagagaggaaaagagagaggaggagagaaagagagccatTGAAGGCCATTTAGCTTtaatcggagagagagagaacatcatAAAGGCAAACAAAAGAGAGGAGATGTCAGAAGAGGAAAGAAAAGAGATCCCTGGGAATTACAAGATGGGTGAGACAGAGaacagtgaagaggaggaggaagatgacaaGGAGGACATTCTCCCACCTGATAAAAGTATCCGAAGGAGAGCTGTGGACTGGGtgaataagaagtgggagaagtGGAACCTCAAAAAGATCGAGAGAACGTATCAGAGAGAGGCTAGGGAGGGCTATAAGATCGTCCACCTAG CCTTCCCTGGACAACCAAGGGTAATATCCACCATGAcccgggcagagagagagagggagaagaggaaggagctgctgaaggatgaggagagaaggaagaagtTGGAGGATTTCAATAAGCAGTGGAGAGAGCAGTCCCTGCTTAAAAAAGGACTCATCAGaatctga